TGTAATGCGCTAATCAACCAATTGGGTGATTTGCAGTTTTTTGAAATTTTAAAACAGTGGGAAATTCCTGATATTGAAGCGGCGGAGTTTGAAGAAGTCAGTGTGTCATTCGAGACGATTTTTTCTAAAAGCAATACGGACTATTATAGTCAAATTGATGAAATGCTTAAAGGCCGCACAGTGCAACAGCACTCAACTAATGGCCCACAGCGTCAAGCGAGCGAGCATTTTGATTATGCTTTCTTTTTAAGAAAATTAATGGCGGCGCATATGGACCATAGTGTATTTGATTATCGCTTTAAACAAGAAATGCTAGCGCTGCATACGATTTATAATTATGATGAAAATGAACTGGCGGTATTAGTGTTGAAGCATTATCATGCCAAAGACACACAAATTGATTACGACCAATTGAGAATTGAAGCGGCTACAAAACCACAACCATCACCAGTAGCAACTGAGTCAACGAATGTAAAACCGGTGCACACTCAAGAAGCGCCGATAAAGGAAGAGGCGGATAAACGCAGTGCTATTCAACAGGCATTTCCATCGTTGCAAGACAAAGAGATTGAAATTGTCCTCTTATGCGAACGTGTGACGCCGCTGGCGATGTTAACGCAGATTAAGCGTGATAAAAATGGGTTTGTGTCCGCGCAAGAACAAATGTATATTCAAAATATTGCTCAGCTGACCAGTTTGCCACAAAGTGTGCAGTCCTTTTTAGTGTTTTACTTATTAATGATTCGCAATCGGACGGATTTTCAAAAAGGTGAGAGTGAAAGAGTCGCTAATGAGTGGCAGCAACAGCATTTAGATTCGCCGGCCAAAGTCTTGAATTATATTCATCAACAGGCGAAAGTAAAACAAATGCGTCAAAAAAATACGGCTAAGAAACAACCGTATCGCACACAACAACCTAAGCAAAAGGAACCACAACCTTATTGGATGAAGCAACAGGTAGCAACAGAAAAACAAAATCCCAAAACGAGTGAAACAACCAAGTCAGAAGCGCAATTGCGTAATCAGTTAGGTCAGTTATTTAATGAAGGGGGCAGTGAGCAGTAATGCAGACGATTCAAGAAATACTACAAAAAATTATGGAACTACCTCATTTTAATGAATACTTTCAAGCAACAGTCAAGCGGATTTTACATCATGAAGCGGTACAACAATTTATTAATGAGCATTCTGATGACATCTCGCAAGAAATGATACAAAATTCGTTATCCAAGTTAAATGAATTTGTATTGGAACATGATGCGTACCAAAGAGGTGAAGATGGCAAAAATCCAGGATTTAAGCCGGTGCTATTTTTGAATCAGAATTATATTGACATCGCCTACCGGCCGACTGATGGTTATTTAAAACGACAACAAGACCGTAAAGCGAAGGCATTGTTAGAGAATCGCATGATGAGTCGGGATGTTCGTGAAGCAAGTTGGGACCGATTGAAAATGGATACGCCCTCACGTAAACAGCTGGTTAATGAAATTACAAGATTTGTATCGAACTACCGTCAGCACCCAGAGACGACACAAGGTTTATATATATCCGGACCATTTGGTGTGGGGAAAACATATGTTTTAGGTGCGTTAGCAAATTCACTGGCTCAAACGGGTGTGAAAGTAACGATGTTGCATTTTCCAACATTTGCAAATAATCTGAAAAAATCAATTGAGACTAATGGTGTGCACGAATTAGTGAATGATACGAAAAAAGTTCCGATATTAATGCTTGATGATATCGGAGCAGAAAATAATTCTGCGTGGATACGAGATGATGTTTTAGGTGTTATTCTAGAGTATCGTATGAAAGAATCAATGCCGACATTTTTCACGTCAAACTTTTCGATGGATGAATTGGAGCAACATCTGGCTACAACACGTGAAGGTGTCGAAAAAGTTAAAGCAGCGCGATTAATGGAGCGGATGCGTTATGTTGCTAAAGAAGTGCAATTGGATGGCGAGAACTTGAGGCAGAAATTAAGAGGTGTGGTTGAATGAAAAAATTTGATGCGCAAGATAGGTTAGACTTTTTAAGAATAGTAAAAATGTTATTGATTACGAGTTTGATAGTGCAAATCGTTGTGCTGTCTGTATATTATTTTGGAGAAAAACAAGTAGTCTTAGCGTTTCCGATGTTGTTAGGTATATTATGTACAGCGGTCGCTTTGTTTTATAGTTATAGTTTGCGTGATTAATGGTCAGAATATGAAAATTAGTAGGATACTTCACCGGAAGGTCCTGCTTTTTTGATTTTTTACGCAATTCATTAAAAAAAGATTAGTAAAAATGATTGACAGGCATCTGTTTTTATATTATTATCATTTTACATCAGAATTAATAATACATCTTGGACAAAGAAATCTATGATATTTGAAGAGAGTTTACGGGTGGTGCGAGTAAACAATGCGATTAGATGAAGACACAGCCGAAAAAAGATGTACGGTAGCGCGTTAAAGCTAGAGAAGTCGCATGATTTTCTCGCTGAGGTGATGGCTGTGAGGTCGTCATGAAAAAAGGTGGAACCACGTTGATAAACGTCCTTTGCTTACATTGAGTGTGAGTGAAGGGCGATTTTTGTGGTTTAAAGAAAAGGGATAAAGAGAGGGAATATAGGATGAAAACTTGGAAAAAATGGATGGCGCTAGTTGTTGGGATGATAAATTTTGTTGCTGTTAGTAATACCAGTGCAACTGAAGCGATGATTGAACAAGATAAAAAAGTTATTATCGGCTTTGATGATACATTTGCACCCTTTGGTTTTAAAAATGAACAGGGCGATATTGTTGGATTTGATGTTGATTTAGCTAAAGCGGTATTTGAGCGAATGGGCGTGACGTATGAATTTCAACCAATTGATTGGTCAACCAAAGAAACGGAATTGAAGACGGGGAATATTGATATGATTTGGAGCGGCTATACAGTGACAAAAGAGCGCAGCAAAGTGTTACAATTTTCAGATGCTTATATGGATAATCGCCAAATCATTGTTGTAAGAAAAGACAGTAAGGTTCAGACCAAAGTAGATTTAGCGGGCAAAATTGTCGCAACCCAAGCAGAATCATCGTCATTGGCAGGGATGTTAAAAGATACAACGTTTGTTGATAGTATCGATGGTCAAGCCCCCGTTACATATGCTACCTTTGTTGAAGTATTTGCTGATTTGGACAATGGACGAGCTGATGCGATTATAGTGGATGAGACATTAGCCACTTACTTCTTGAGTAAAAACAAACAAGGTGATAGTTATCGTATCTTAAAAGAGCATTTTGGTGAAGAAACGTATGCAGTAGGTTTTAGAAAAACCGATACAGCGTTTGTGCAAAGATTTAATGAAGCCCTAGCAGCTGTGAAAAAAGATGGTACATTTGCTGAGATTACCAAAAAATGGTTTGACGAATTAAAACAATAAACCATAGTGCGAGCGCGGGTGTTCTGACTCGGAGCACTGGAGAAAGACACCGAAGTGCGAGTATCGAGCGCAGGAGACATTTGAAGTGGACGTCAAGGCAGTCCGAGCGAACCGAATTAACGAGCCGATGACGTGCGAGAAGCGCCCTCTGAGCATTTATGCGAAGTGGAGCCATTTCAGTGAGTTAGAGCCTAAATAAACCATGGTGCGATAACGAGCGGTTTGAAATGGACCACTGGAGCAAAAAGCACAAGAGAGCGACAGCCCTCTGAGCATTTATGCGAAGTGGAGCTATTTCAGTGAGTTAGAGCCTAAATAAGGAAGTGAGTATATGTTAGAATGGCAATGGTTACAGCCATTAGGTAAAGGATTTTTATTGACATTATTTTATTTTGTATGGACTCTCGTTATCAGTGTTCCGATAGGACTTGGGATTGCAATACTGCAACGCTCTTTACCCAATTGGGTACGGATGATGATACAAGGTTTTGTCTATGTGTTTAGAGGGACACCGTTGTTACTACAAATAATGTTCGTATATTTTGGATTGCCACTACTAGGAATCGTTTTGCAGCGTGAACAAGCTGCGTTAGTAACATTGATATTAAATTATACCGCCTATTTTATCGAAATATTTCGTGGTGGCATTCAAGCGGTACCGCCGGGACAATTCGAGGCACTGAAAGTATTGTCAATTAATAAATGGGTTGGTTGGCGACGTGTCATCATGCCACAAGTTTGGCGTACGGTCATGCCATCAATAGGTAATGAGGTTATCACGCTCATTAAAGACACCTCACTTATTTATGTATTAGGTTTAGATGATTTATTAAAGGTCGGTAAAACGTTGGCGAATCAACAAGCGAGTTTACTGCCGTATGTTTATGTGAGCATTATTTATTTGCTATTTACAGGGTTTGTTAGTGTGCTACTGCAAAAGATTGAACAGAAAATGGGGAAGGCATTATGAGTTTAGTTGTCAAAAATTTAGAAAAACGATTTGGAACGCAGACCATCTGTAAAAATTTTAATCTTGAGATGGCACCGGGAGAGATGACATTATTAGTAGGTGCTTCTGGCAGCGGTAAAACGACGGTGTTGAGGCTGTTAAATCATCTTGAATTTGTAGATAAGGGAACAATTTTAGTTAACGGTAATTATTTAGTTCGAGACGGAGAGTATGCGACACCGCAAAAGATAAAGGCATATCAACGTTCGATTGGCTATGTATTTCAAGATTATCAACTTTTTCCGCAGTTAACGGTTTTAGAAAATATTTTACTCGCACCAATGAGTAATCAAGTCGCGCCTGAAAAAGAGTTAGAACAAATAGCAGAACGGTGGCTCGAGCGTTTGGGACTGGCTGATAAAGCACGAGTGTATCCTTCCATTTTATCGGGTGGACAAAAACAACGGGTAGCGATTATTCGGGCAATGATGCTGCAGCCGGCATTATTATGTTTTGATGAACCGACTTCAGCCTTAGATGAACATAATACGAGGGAGTTTGTTCGAATTATCAAAGAGCTACAGGCGATGCAAATGATGATACTTATTGTAACGCATGATAAATTTTTAGTGGAACAATTAGCGGCGACTGCTAAAATTGTCACCGCTGAAGCGTTTAATAAACAACCTTCTAAAACACGAACATTAAGTAAGAAAATGAATATAAAGTTAATATTTAGTTGAGTTCCACTACCATTCATTTTATAGTGTAGTTGTCAGGCTAATAATGGTCGATAAATTGAATTGAAGAGGTGTTTGTGTGTCTGAAGTGAAAATGGAAGAAACGTTAAAATACAGTATTAATGATAAGCCACCGATGGGAGTGACGATTGTTTTAGCGCTGCAACATATTTTAGCAGCTTTTGCCGGCATTGTTGCTGTACCGCTTGTGGTGTGTAGCGCCTTAGGATTTGATGCGCAACAGACATCATTAATGGTGAGTGCAACGATTTTTGCCTCAGGTATTACGACTGTCTTGCAGTCAAAAGGATTGGGGCCAATTGGTTCGCGAGTGTCTGGGATGATGGGGACTGATTTTACATTTGTTAATCCGTCAATTAGTGTAGGGGCTCGGTTAGGTGTAGCTGGAATTGTTGGCGCAACGATTTTAGGTTCTTTTGTAGAAATTATACTTAGTCGATTCGTTAAACCATTGATGCGCTTTTTCCCGCCATTGATTACCGGTACAGTTGTATCATTAATTGGGATTACGTTATTGCCTGTCAGTATTGATTGGGCCGGAGGCGGCGTCGGTTCGAGTGACTACGGCTCAGTACGGAATATTGGAGTGGCGTTCATAATTATGGTTTTTACCTTATTGTTGAGTCACTATGGTAAAGGGATGTGGAGTACTGCCTCTGTATTTATTGGGATGGTATTTGGTTATATTATTTGTATTCCGTTAGGAATGGTTGATTTATCTGCTGTACAGAAAGCGTCTTGGTTTGCATTACCGGCAGTGTTTCGATATGGTGTCGCTTTTGATTTGGCGTCAACCTTATCATTTGTTCCGGCCTATGTCGTTTCATTAATTGGTACGGTTGGAATTATGATGGCCATCGGCGAAGCGTCTGGTGAGAAAATTTCGAGTGAACGTGCCGCAAATGGGGTTTTAGCCGATGGTGTGGGGTCGATGATTTCCGGGATGTTTGGAGCGGGTCCGAATACTGCTTTTTCACAAAATGTTGGTTTGATTACTTTAACTAAAGTTGCCAGTACTCATGTAATGATAGTGGCAGGGATTATTTTAGCTATCTTAGGAGTATTTCCGAAATTATCTGCATTGATTTCAGTAATGCCGCAACCCGTTTTAGGTGGTGTTGGTGTGATTATGTTTGGTTTAGTCGCCGCACAAGGGTTAAAAACCTTAGCGCAAATCAAACTTGGTGACCGTGAATTATTAATTATTTCAGTGGCATTTGCTTTAGGTATTGGAGTAACTGTGCGCCCGGATATTTTATCAGGGTTACCAACGAGTATCCAAATGATATTGTCTTCGGGTATTTCAACGGGAACATTGGCAGCTTTAATTTTAAATATTGTATTAAAAGAAAAGGCGTAATCAACATGGAATGAATAATATTTGCTTGGACACTCATTGAAACGCTAGATATTCAGTTGACTCAAAGACAGTCAAAAGATGTCAGCGGCTACATAATAATTTTGAAAAATGGGTGTGACAATTAGAAAAAATATGATATACTATCTGTGTATCACACAAACAATACTCCCTATGTTGATTATGTGTGATCGGGTAGATTATACCTACTCTCTATTAACATCAGATATATTCCAGAAGCATACTCTCCCTAAGTTATGCTTCATTCTCCCTATATTTATATAACGTTACAATAATATGTATGTATCTGATGTAAAACACCACAATCGCGATGTGGTGTTTTTTTTGTGTAAAAAAACACCACTTGTTCAAAATGTACAAGTGGTATTGACATTATTTATCTTCGCTGATGTCATCGTGATTATTATTTTCATCAACAATCACAAGGCGAGTCCGTTTACGAGTATGAGTACGGACACTGTATACAATGGTACGAATCGCACGGGCGACGCGACCTTTTTTACCAATAACGCGACCAATATCTTCTTTATTTAAGTGCAGATGATATTCGTAAAATTCTGCTGTATCTACCTCTTCAATACGTAAATCCTCAGGAAATTCGATTAAAGGTGTCACAATTGTTTTAATTAATTGATTAATATTTGCCATGTAAGTACATCCTTTTTTATTTTAATCGTTTTTTACCCCGTTATCTTAGCATATAAATGTTAAATGGTCAAATTTGTCTAATTTTTTAGTGTGATGCTTGGTTGATAAAAGACTCATTTCACAGTGGTTTTTATCAAATATAATGTGATAAAGGTGATGAAACTTACGACAGCTACCATACCCGACATCGAGACATTAATATAGTTTGCTAAATAGTAGCCACCAATCGCATTGATAGTCGAAACAATCATCCCAATCAACAATAATTGTGTAAAGCTTTTTGCAAAAAGTTGAGCGGCTAATGCGGGTGCAACCATCATCGCAATGACTAAAATGGCACCAACACTTTGGAATGCGACAACACTCGTCAAAGAAACAAGTGTCATTAATACAAAATCTAGTGTCGAAACAGGAATGCCAATAGCGCGCGCATATGTTTCGTCGAATAATCGTATAATGAGTGGTCGGTAAGTAAATGCTAAAAAGAGTAATAATATCACTAATACCACAATGTTTTGCACGAATGCTTTGGGAACATCGATGCCGAGAAAGGTCATTCGATTCAGTGGCGCAAAGACAACTTGACCTAATAACACCATATCAATATCCAAGTGTACACCGGATAAATATTTTGAGATTAAGACGATGGCTGTTGAGAAAAAGGCCGAAAAGATGAGTCCGATGGCAGCATCTTGTTGGATAGCGGTATTTTTGACAATGGTTTCAACGGCAAAGACGGTAAGGACACCAAACACTGTCGCGCCGACAATCAACCAAGGTGAATCTAAGTCGTTGACGATGAAAAAGGCGATAACAATACCCAATAATATCGTATGAGAAATCGCATCAGCAATCATCACAGATTGTTTTTGCACGAGTAAATTACCGATAATACTGCAAGCGAGTCCTACAACGATTAAAATCCATAATGACTCAATCACTTTATCCACCCCTTACTTTTCATAATACCATTTGGGGCGATGAAAATTGAAATCGCAGATAATACAAATAAACAAAGGACAACGGTTGGACCGGTTGCTAATTTTGTGACGGTCGTACTGAGCCAAGTGCCGATTAATGCGGAAATAAGTCCAGAAGCAGAAGCAATCCACAACATTTTTTTATATTCACGTGTCCATTGCATCGCAATAATTGTTGGTGTAATCAGCAAACTACTAATTAAGAGGGCGCCTACCGCTTTTAAGCCAACACTGATAATTAGTAATGCTAATAGTAAATTCAATAAATTAATCTTTCGTATAGAAATACCGATGGCTGCCGCAAACTGTTTATCAAATAAGACTAATTTTATTTTGGGGTAAAACAGATAAAAGATACCTAGTGCAATAACCGCGCAAATGGCGATGAGTATCACATCGTCGGTTGTTAGATAGGAAGCTTGCCCCATAATATAATTTTCTAAACCAGCTTGTGAAGCATTTGTAAAATTACTATTACCTTGAATATAACTCATCAGTACCATACCAAGCCCAAATAAAGATGAAAGAACGAGTGCTAATAAACTATCATAGTGAAAGGCTTCGTACTTACTGAGCCAATGGATAAGTAATAAGGCCACCAATCCTGCGCCGATAGCACCTAATAATAAAAAGAATGGTGAGCGGTTTTGAATAATCATAAACGCAATAATAATACCAGGATAGGCGGAGTGCCCAATCGCATCTCCTAGTTGGCTTTGGCGTTCTAATACTAGTGAACTACCGATGACACTTGCGGCTACGCTGAGAAAACTTAAACCAACGGCTACGACTAGAAATATATAGTGGTTAAACCATAGATTTGTCATTAGAATGCCCCCAATCTGTTTTCGCGGTGCCAGTATAAGCCAGATTGATATTTTCTTGTGTCATCACTTCATGAATTGGACCCGCTGCAATCACCGTGCGGTTTAATAAGACGACATAGTCGAAATAATCGGCCACTGTTTCTAATTGATGATGGACAGTGATACTTGACCGTTTTTCATTTTTTAATTGTGCTAACTGCTCCATAATCAAGGCTTCACTTGTTTTATCGACACCAGCTAATGGCTCGTCTAAGAAATACGCTTGAGCATCTTGAGCGATGGCGCGCGCTAGGAAAACACGTTGTTTTTGCCCGCCGGACAATTGATTGATTTGTCGGTCTTGTAAATCAGTGAGCGCCATTTTTTCGATAGCGAATAGGGCACGTTCCTTTTGTTCCGGCTGAATGCGTTGAAAACCGAACCGTTGACTAGTTATTCCCATTTGGACGACGTCCAAGACAGTCGTCGGGAAATGCCAATTAACATTTGCGCGTTGCGGGACATAAGCGACTTGGTCGCGAACCTCACGAATAGGGCGTTCAAGTACTAGTAATTCGTCAGCTTGATAAGGTATAAGATGGAGAGCTGCTTGCATTAAGGTTGATTTTCCGGCACCATTAGGACCAATAATCGCAATCCGTTGCTCGGTTGGTAGCACTAAGTTGATATCGTGTAGTGCTTGTGTCTGTTGATAACTAACAGCTAAATTTTTTATTGTTAATAAGTGTGTCATAACACTACCTTCCTTCGTTATAAATGATATATTGGATATATCGTGTGTAACACACACGCAAAATAATTAGAATGATATGTTTTATTATCGCCTAAAACGCCGAAAGAGTAAACTAATTACACCGCGTTAGGAGGACATCAATGTCAAACGATGTATTAGTTTACTTCTTTTAGCGAAATGTATGAAGCTCATACATTAGTTATTAAGACGAACTGGAATTATCGTCTGGTTGATTATCAGCAACAATATTATTGTGCTTGTGAAAGATATTTAACAATTACTTTGACATTGTGTTGATACATTGAAATATATGTATCGCCATTTTGTCCTTTAGGGGCAAGTGAGTCTGAGAATAATGCTTCATCTTCATTATTGACGACGTCGACTTTACCACCTTTTGCTTTAACAGCTTCCTGTAATTTTTTCATACGTTCAGGATTCGTTGTTGATTCTACGAAAATTGCTGGAATTTTATGTTTGATAATGAAATCAACCGTTTCACCAATTTGTTGGTTAGATACTTCTGAGTTTGTACTGACACCTTGAGGCGCATAAACAGTGAATCCATAGCTGCGTGCAAAGTAATTGAAGGCATCATGAGGTGTAACTAGATAACGTTGTTCTTTTGATAAGACGCTTAATTCTTTTTCAACCCATTTAGCTAATTCATCCAGTTTTGCTAAATAAGCAGTGGTGTTTTTAGCAATTTGTTCTTTTAACTCTGGGTATTTTTCTTGTAAGGTATTGCTAGCTGTTTGAGTCGCTTGTTTATATAATTTGATATCGAACCAGAAGTGTGGGTCAACAACTGAAGTGTTGTCCTCTTCCATCTCATTTATGGCGTCTTTATCAAAGTCTTTCGTAACAGCTGTACCGTATTTTTCTAATACATCAACCATTTTCCCTTCGAAATGTAAGCCGTGATATAAAACTAAATCAGCTTTAGCAACTTTTTGTACATCTTGTGCTTTTGGTTGGTACAAATGTGGGTCGCTACCTGCTGGCATAAGTGTTTCAACATCAACAGCATCTCCTGCCAATTCACGAACCATATCCGCTAAAAAGGTTGTGGTAACCGTAACGGTTGGTTTTTTTGCTGCTGACCCTATGGATATCGGTAAGAGCAATAGGGTACATAGTAGTGCTGCGGCAACTTTTAACGATTTTTTTAACATATAATTCTCCTTTTTTAGGCAAACCTAAATTTATTTCTTGAACTTAGTATACAACAGCTTTAAAAAATAATCAATAGGTTTGCCTAAAAATTTTTAGGGCAGCTTAAAAATTGTGTATTCCCTTATAAAATGGTATGATAAAGCAAGCATTACGGCTATTCATTTCAATAAAGGAAGAAGGCGAGACCGCGCAATGTCACAAAGTAGAGAAGATTATATTAAATATATTTTTGAACAAAGTCCGGATGGATTAGTGTCGAATAAATCAATAGCTCAAGGAATGCGGGTATCTGCTCCATCTGTTTCTGAAATGATTGGCAAATTATCTGAAGAGGGGCTAGTATCCTATGAACGGTATCAAGGAGCGAAGTTGACGGAATCAGGTAAGAGTATGGCAATTGACTTAATTCGCAAGCATGAAATATGGGAATATTTTTTAGAGCGCGAGCTGGGTTATGGTAAAGTAGAAGTGCACGAATTGGCTGAAGTGTTAGAACACGTTACCTCAACGGAGTTAGCCAATCGATTAGCGCAATACATTAATTATCCGGAATAGGTGAAGTGTATGACGGTGAGTTCTTTTGTGCGAATGAATCAATTGTTCGGCTTTTATCAGTCTTTGTTGACGCTAAGACAACAAGAGATGCTTTCATTATATTATGAAGAGGATTATTCTCTAGCAGAAATTTCAGAGCATTATCAAATTAGTCGTCAAGCCGTTCATGATACGATAAAGCGCAGCGAAAAAGCGCTGGAACAATATGAAGAAAACTTACATTTATTAGAGCGACGATTACAGCGCGAACAATGGCTGGATGCGTTAGAAGAACAAATTGATAATAAAGCAGCTATATTAGCCATTGTGCAACAATTACGAGATTATGATGAATAAAATTGAAATAAAGAGTGAAAGGATGTTTAAATTTAATGGCATTTGAAGGATTATCCGAACGTCTGCAATCGGCAATTAGCCAGGTGGGTGCAGGCGGAAAAATTACTGAAGCAGACTTAAAACAGATGATGCGGGAGATTCGTTTAGCCTTACTCGAAGCGGACGTTAACTTTCAAGTAGTAAAAACATTTGTCAAAAAAGTAAATGAGCGCGCGTTAGGTTCTGATGTATTAGAATCCTTGTCACCCGCGCAACAAGTCTTAAAAATTGTTGATGAAGAATTAACTGCTTTAATGGGTGGCGAATTAGTAGAGTTGAATTTTTCTCCTGCGCCACCAACCATTATTATGATGGCTGGTTTACAAGGGGCTGGTAAAACAACCACAGTGGGTAAATTAGCGAAATATGTGGTGGAAAAAGGTAAAAAACGTCCATTATTAGTTGCTGGTGACGTGTACCGTCCCGCAGCGATTGATCAGTTGGAAACGATTGGGGCGCAATTAGGTTTTGATGTTTTTAGCTATGGAACCCAAGCGAACCCAGTTGATATTGCGCGTGATGCAGTGGCACAAGCGAAATTGCAAGGCAATGAGGTTGTGATTATCGATACGGCAGGGCGTTTGCATGTCAACGAAGAATTAATGGAAGAGCTGCGTCAAATTAAAGCGACGGTTCAACCACATGAAATCTTATTAACGGTTGATGCGATGACTGGTCAAGATGCTGTGAATGTTGCCCAATCCTTTAACGAAGCGCTGGATATTACTGGGGTTGTAATTACCAAGTTAGATGGAGATACTCGTGGTGGTGCGGCGCTATCGATTCGTTCCATTACGAATAAACCGATTAAGTTTACCGGACAAGGTGAGCAGCTTGATGCATTAGAACCATTCTACCCAGAACGTATGTCCAGTCGTATTCTCG
The genomic region above belongs to Aerococcaceae bacterium zg-1292 and contains:
- a CDS encoding amino acid ABC transporter substrate-binding protein yields the protein MKTWKKWMALVVGMINFVAVSNTSATEAMIEQDKKVIIGFDDTFAPFGFKNEQGDIVGFDVDLAKAVFERMGVTYEFQPIDWSTKETELKTGNIDMIWSGYTVTKERSKVLQFSDAYMDNRQIIVVRKDSKVQTKVDLAGKIVATQAESSSLAGMLKDTTFVDSIDGQAPVTYATFVEVFADLDNGRADAIIVDETLATYFLSKNKQGDSYRILKEHFGEETYAVGFRKTDTAFVQRFNEALAAVKKDGTFAEITKKWFDELKQ
- a CDS encoding metal ABC transporter ATP-binding protein — its product is MTHLLTIKNLAVSYQQTQALHDINLVLPTEQRIAIIGPNGAGKSTLMQAALHLIPYQADELLVLERPIREVRDQVAYVPQRANVNWHFPTTVLDVVQMGITSQRFGFQRIQPEQKERALFAIEKMALTDLQDRQINQLSGGQKQRVFLARAIAQDAQAYFLDEPLAGVDKTSEALIMEQLAQLKNEKRSSITVHHQLETVADYFDYVVLLNRTVIAAGPIHEVMTQENINLAYTGTAKTDWGHSNDKSMV
- a CDS encoding amino acid ABC transporter permease; translation: MLEWQWLQPLGKGFLLTLFYFVWTLVISVPIGLGIAILQRSLPNWVRMMIQGFVYVFRGTPLLLQIMFVYFGLPLLGIVLQREQAALVTLILNYTAYFIEIFRGGIQAVPPGQFEALKVLSINKWVGWRRVIMPQVWRTVMPSIGNEVITLIKDTSLIYVLGLDDLLKVGKTLANQQASLLPYVYVSIIYLLFTGFVSVLLQKIEQKMGKAL
- a CDS encoding zinc ABC transporter substrate-binding protein, producing the protein MLKKSLKVAAALLCTLLLLPISIGSAAKKPTVTVTTTFLADMVRELAGDAVDVETLMPAGSDPHLYQPKAQDVQKVAKADLVLYHGLHFEGKMVDVLEKYGTAVTKDFDKDAINEMEEDNTSVVDPHFWFDIKLYKQATQTASNTLQEKYPELKEQIAKNTTAYLAKLDELAKWVEKELSVLSKEQRYLVTPHDAFNYFARSYGFTVYAPQGVSTNSEVSNQQIGETVDFIIKHKIPAIFVESTTNPERMKKLQEAVKAKGGKVDVVNNEDEALFSDSLAPKGQNGDTYISMYQHNVKVIVKYLSQAQ
- a CDS encoding metal ABC transporter permease, producing the protein MIESLWILIVVGLACSIIGNLLVQKQSVMIADAISHTILLGIVIAFFIVNDLDSPWLIVGATVFGVLTVFAVETIVKNTAIQQDAAIGLIFSAFFSTAIVLISKYLSGVHLDIDMVLLGQVVFAPLNRMTFLGIDVPKAFVQNIVVLVILLLFLAFTYRPLIIRLFDETYARAIGIPVSTLDFVLMTLVSLTSVVAFQSVGAILVIAMMVAPALAAQLFAKSFTQLLLIGMIVSTINAIGGYYLANYINVSMSGMVAVVSFITFITLYLIKTTVK
- a CDS encoding amino acid ABC transporter ATP-binding protein, encoding MSLVVKNLEKRFGTQTICKNFNLEMAPGEMTLLVGASGSGKTTVLRLLNHLEFVDKGTILVNGNYLVRDGEYATPQKIKAYQRSIGYVFQDYQLFPQLTVLENILLAPMSNQVAPEKELEQIAERWLERLGLADKARVYPSILSGGQKQRVAIIRAMMLQPALLCFDEPTSALDEHNTREFVRIIKELQAMQMMILIVTHDKFLVEQLAATAKIVTAEAFNKQPSKTRTLSKKMNIKLIFS
- a CDS encoding KH domain-containing protein; the encoded protein is MANINQLIKTIVTPLIEFPEDLRIEEVDTAEFYEYHLHLNKEDIGRVIGKKGRVARAIRTIVYSVRTHTRKRTRLVIVDENNNHDDISEDK
- a CDS encoding purine permease; protein product: MEETLKYSINDKPPMGVTIVLALQHILAAFAGIVAVPLVVCSALGFDAQQTSLMVSATIFASGITTVLQSKGLGPIGSRVSGMMGTDFTFVNPSISVGARLGVAGIVGATILGSFVEIILSRFVKPLMRFFPPLITGTVVSLIGITLLPVSIDWAGGGVGSSDYGSVRNIGVAFIIMVFTLLLSHYGKGMWSTASVFIGMVFGYIICIPLGMVDLSAVQKASWFALPAVFRYGVAFDLASTLSFVPAYVVSLIGTVGIMMAIGEASGEKISSERAANGVLADGVGSMISGMFGAGPNTAFSQNVGLITLTKVASTHVMIVAGIILAILGVFPKLSALISVMPQPVLGGVGVIMFGLVAAQGLKTLAQIKLGDRELLIISVAFALGIGVTVRPDILSGLPTSIQMILSSGISTGTLAALILNIVLKEKA
- a CDS encoding metal ABC transporter permease, which encodes MTNLWFNHYIFLVVAVGLSFLSVAASVIGSSLVLERQSQLGDAIGHSAYPGIIIAFMIIQNRSPFFLLLGAIGAGLVALLLIHWLSKYEAFHYDSLLALVLSSLFGLGMVLMSYIQGNSNFTNASQAGLENYIMGQASYLTTDDVILIAICAVIALGIFYLFYPKIKLVLFDKQFAAAIGISIRKINLLNLLLALLIISVGLKAVGALLISSLLITPTIIAMQWTREYKKMLWIASASGLISALIGTWLSTTVTKLATGPTVVLCLFVLSAISIFIAPNGIMKSKGWIK
- the dnaI gene encoding primosomal protein DnaI; this encodes MQTIQEILQKIMELPHFNEYFQATVKRILHHEAVQQFINEHSDDISQEMIQNSLSKLNEFVLEHDAYQRGEDGKNPGFKPVLFLNQNYIDIAYRPTDGYLKRQQDRKAKALLENRMMSRDVREASWDRLKMDTPSRKQLVNEITRFVSNYRQHPETTQGLYISGPFGVGKTYVLGALANSLAQTGVKVTMLHFPTFANNLKKSIETNGVHELVNDTKKVPILMLDDIGAENNSAWIRDDVLGVILEYRMKESMPTFFTSNFSMDELEQHLATTREGVEKVKAARLMERMRYVAKEVQLDGENLRQKLRGVVE